One stretch of Burkholderia oklahomensis C6786 DNA includes these proteins:
- a CDS encoding MetQ/NlpA family ABC transporter substrate-binding protein: MSSRLFLARIVRRVSRALAAALASAAFVAPLAHADSAPLKIGIATSPQIEALKVAAKEAKAQGLDVRIIEFTDWNTPNAALANRDIDVNYFQHIPFLENAKQQGGYDFVPIAPGTIMKIGLYSKKIKRFDQLKDGATVAIANDPVNGGRGLLLLQRAGLVKLKPGADYRATTRDIVANPKHLKIVPLEASQLARALDDVDLAQGYPSFIKLAGTADPNGALLFDGVENKQFALQWVVRPESVDDPRIRKFISIYQRSPAVRKALDNAFGSLYAVAW, encoded by the coding sequence ATGTCGTCTCGCCTTTTTCTCGCGCGCATCGTCCGGCGCGTTTCGCGCGCTTTGGCCGCGGCGCTCGCGAGCGCCGCGTTCGTCGCGCCGCTCGCGCATGCCGATTCCGCGCCGCTCAAGATCGGCATCGCGACGAGCCCGCAGATCGAAGCGCTGAAGGTCGCCGCGAAGGAGGCGAAGGCGCAGGGGCTCGATGTGAGGATCATCGAGTTCACCGACTGGAACACGCCGAACGCCGCGCTCGCGAACAGGGACATCGACGTCAACTACTTCCAGCACATCCCGTTCCTCGAGAATGCGAAGCAGCAGGGCGGCTACGACTTCGTCCCGATCGCGCCAGGCACGATCATGAAGATCGGCCTCTATTCGAAGAAGATCAAGCGCTTCGATCAACTGAAGGACGGCGCGACGGTCGCGATCGCAAACGATCCCGTCAACGGCGGCCGCGGCCTGTTGCTGCTGCAGCGTGCGGGGCTCGTCAAGCTGAAGCCGGGCGCCGATTACCGCGCGACGACGCGCGACATCGTTGCGAATCCGAAGCATCTGAAGATCGTGCCGCTCGAAGCGTCGCAGCTCGCGCGCGCGCTCGACGACGTCGATCTCGCGCAGGGCTATCCGAGCTTCATCAAGCTCGCGGGCACGGCCGATCCGAACGGCGCGCTGCTGTTCGACGGCGTCGAGAACAAGCAGTTCGCGCTGCAATGGGTCGTGCGGCCGGAGAGCGTCGACGATCCGCGCATTCGGAAGTTCATCTCGATCTACCAGCGCTCGCCGGCGGTCCGCAAGGCGCTCGACAACGCATTCGGCTCGCTGTACGCGGTCGCGTGGTGA
- a CDS encoding LLM class flavin-dependent oxidoreductase: MANKKILLNAFNMNCVGHINHGLWTHPRDRSAHYTDLDYWADLARTLERGKFDGIFLADIVGVYDVYGGSPDVALREAVQVPVNDPLLLVPAMAQVTRHLGFGVTANLTYEPPYLFARRMSTLDHLTKGRVGWNIVTGYLDSAARGMGLAKQIGHDDRYARADDYMDVVYKLWERSWDDDAVLRDRDARVFAQPDKVRRVRHDGPYYSVDAVHLSEPSPQRTPVLYQAGSSARGVEFAAQHAECVFVNGQSKAAARSAVTDIRAAAARIGRDPESIKIFAGITVVTAESERLAREKFDEYRRYANPEAGLAHFASSTGIDFARFGLDEPIAHVKTDSIQSAVDAISKKSTSGAWTVRRMLEQMSIGGRYHPVVGSPSQVADELAAWIDETGVDGFNVTRTVMPESFEDFVDWVVPELQNRGLYKEDYDCAPTLRAKLFGGSGRLPDWHAGARHRFGRVREAEQA; encoded by the coding sequence ATGGCGAACAAGAAGATCCTGCTGAACGCGTTCAACATGAATTGCGTCGGCCACATCAACCACGGCTTGTGGACGCATCCGCGCGACCGCTCCGCACATTACACCGATCTCGACTACTGGGCCGATCTCGCGCGCACGCTCGAGCGCGGCAAGTTCGACGGGATCTTTCTCGCCGACATCGTCGGCGTCTACGACGTCTATGGCGGCAGCCCCGACGTCGCGCTGCGCGAAGCGGTGCAGGTGCCCGTCAACGATCCGCTGCTGCTCGTGCCGGCAATGGCGCAGGTGACGCGGCACCTCGGCTTCGGCGTGACCGCGAATCTCACGTACGAGCCGCCGTATCTGTTCGCGCGGCGAATGTCGACGCTCGATCATCTGACGAAAGGGCGCGTCGGCTGGAACATCGTCACCGGCTATCTCGACAGCGCCGCGCGCGGCATGGGCCTCGCGAAGCAGATCGGGCACGACGATCGCTACGCACGTGCGGACGACTACATGGATGTCGTCTACAAGCTGTGGGAGCGGAGCTGGGACGACGACGCGGTGCTCCGCGACCGCGACGCGCGCGTGTTCGCGCAGCCGGACAAGGTGCGGCGCGTGCGCCACGACGGGCCGTATTACTCGGTCGACGCGGTCCATCTGAGCGAGCCGTCGCCGCAGCGCACGCCGGTGCTCTATCAGGCCGGATCGTCGGCGCGCGGCGTCGAGTTCGCCGCGCAGCACGCCGAGTGCGTGTTCGTGAACGGGCAGAGCAAGGCCGCCGCGCGCTCGGCGGTGACGGACATTCGCGCGGCCGCCGCGCGGATCGGCCGCGATCCGGAGTCGATCAAGATCTTCGCGGGCATCACGGTCGTGACGGCCGAGAGCGAGCGGCTCGCGCGCGAGAAGTTCGACGAGTACCGGCGCTACGCGAATCCGGAAGCGGGGCTCGCGCATTTCGCGAGCTCGACCGGCATCGATTTCGCGCGCTTCGGCCTTGACGAGCCGATCGCGCACGTGAAGACCGATTCGATCCAGTCGGCCGTCGACGCGATCTCGAAGAAAAGCACGTCGGGCGCGTGGACCGTGCGGCGCATGCTCGAGCAGATGTCGATCGGCGGGCGCTATCACCCGGTCGTCGGCTCGCCGTCGCAAGTCGCGGACGAGCTTGCGGCGTGGATCGACGAAACGGGCGTCGACGGCTTCAACGTCACGCGCACGGTGATGCCCGAGTCGTTCGAGGATTTCGTCGACTGGGTCGTGCCGGAATTGCAGAATCGCGGACTTTATAAGGAGGACTACGATTGCGCGCCGACGCTGCGCGCGAAGCTCTTCGGCGGAAGCGGGCGGCTGCCCGACTGGCATGCGGGCGCGCGGCACCGGTTCGGCCGCGTGCGCGAAGCCGAGCAGGCGTGA
- a CDS encoding methionine ABC transporter permease, translating into MSELWFPELADAIRDTIRMVAASACVAALVGVPLALVLVTTAPGGIYERRGLNAALGALVNAFRSTPFIILLVALLPFTRLLIGTTIGVWAAIVPLSIAAIPFFARIAEVSLREVDKGLVEAAQAMGAERRHIVWHVLLPEALPGIVGGFTITVVALIGSTAMAGAVGAGGLGDLAIRYGYQRFDTTVMTTVIVILIALVTIVQFTGDRIVRRLTKRA; encoded by the coding sequence ATGTCTGAACTGTGGTTTCCCGAACTCGCGGACGCGATCCGCGACACGATCCGGATGGTCGCCGCATCCGCATGCGTCGCGGCGCTCGTCGGCGTGCCGCTCGCACTCGTGCTCGTCACGACCGCGCCGGGCGGCATCTACGAACGGCGCGGCCTGAACGCGGCGCTCGGCGCGCTCGTCAACGCATTCCGCTCGACGCCGTTCATCATCCTGCTCGTCGCGCTGCTGCCGTTCACGCGCCTCCTGATCGGCACGACGATCGGCGTGTGGGCCGCGATCGTGCCGCTGTCGATCGCCGCGATTCCGTTCTTCGCTCGCATCGCCGAGGTGAGCCTGCGCGAAGTCGACAAAGGGCTCGTCGAGGCCGCGCAGGCGATGGGGGCCGAACGGCGTCACATCGTCTGGCACGTGCTGCTGCCGGAAGCGCTGCCCGGGATCGTCGGCGGCTTCACGATCACGGTCGTCGCGCTGATCGGCTCGACCGCGATGGCGGGCGCGGTCGGCGCGGGCGGGCTCGGCGATCTCGCGATCCGCTACGGCTATCAGCGCTTCGACACGACCGTGATGACGACGGTGATCGTGATCCTGATCGCGCTCGTCACCATCGTGCAATTCACCGGCGATCGCATCGTGCGGCGGCTGACGAAGCGCGCGTGA
- a CDS encoding methionine ABC transporter ATP-binding protein codes for MAQLLDSLGFIERSTAARREAGAAVRDAATASAAGAAVSFEHASKVFNGPRGPSAALRDVTLDVARGGVFGVIGRSGAGKSTLLRLVNGLERPSSGAVRVNGVDVGALDARGLVALRRRIGMVFQHFNLLSAKTVADNIGLPLKIAGVPKAERARKVDALLDLVGLAAKRDAYPASLSGGQKQRVGIARALVHDPDLLLCDEATSALDPETTQSILALLADINRRLGLTIVLITHEMEVIRAVCDTVAVVEHGEIVETGPVWRVFGDPRHGATRALLRTLVHDLPADLAARLRPLDGGTPLPRGAQLLLDVRYTGADDGEPDLGALTRALALDAGDAVRFVHGGLDRIQGRAQGRLVIAASLAARGAAGPERIAAALAAARRHANRVEVLGYV; via the coding sequence ATGGCGCAACTACTCGATTCCCTGGGTTTCATCGAACGCTCGACGGCTGCCCGGCGGGAAGCCGGCGCGGCCGTGCGCGACGCGGCGACTGCATCCGCGGCCGGCGCGGCCGTGTCGTTCGAGCACGCGAGCAAGGTGTTCAACGGTCCGCGCGGCCCGTCGGCCGCGCTGCGCGACGTGACGCTCGACGTCGCGCGAGGCGGCGTGTTCGGCGTGATCGGCCGCAGCGGCGCAGGCAAGTCGACGCTGCTGCGGCTCGTCAACGGGCTCGAACGGCCGTCGTCGGGTGCGGTGCGCGTGAACGGCGTCGACGTCGGCGCGCTCGACGCGCGCGGACTCGTCGCGCTGCGTCGCCGGATCGGCATGGTGTTCCAGCATTTCAATTTGCTGTCCGCGAAGACGGTCGCAGACAACATCGGATTGCCGCTGAAGATCGCCGGCGTGCCGAAGGCCGAGCGTGCGCGCAAGGTCGACGCGCTGCTCGATCTCGTCGGTCTCGCCGCGAAGCGCGATGCGTATCCGGCGAGCCTGTCGGGCGGGCAGAAGCAGCGCGTCGGGATCGCGCGCGCGCTCGTCCACGATCCGGATTTGCTGCTGTGCGACGAAGCGACGTCCGCGCTCGATCCGGAGACGACGCAGTCGATTCTCGCGCTGCTTGCCGACATCAATCGCCGGCTCGGCCTCACGATCGTGCTGATTACGCACGAAATGGAAGTGATCCGCGCGGTGTGCGACACGGTGGCCGTCGTCGAGCATGGCGAGATCGTCGAGACGGGGCCCGTGTGGCGCGTATTCGGCGATCCGCGGCACGGCGCGACGCGCGCGCTGTTGCGCACGCTCGTCCATGACTTGCCGGCCGATCTCGCGGCGCGCTTGCGGCCGCTCGACGGCGGCACGCCGCTGCCGCGCGGCGCGCAGTTGCTGCTCGACGTTCGCTACACCGGCGCGGACGACGGCGAGCCGGATCTCGGCGCGCTGACGCGCGCGCTTGCGCTCGATGCGGGCGACGCGGTGCGTTTCGTGCACGGCGGGCTCGACCGGATTCAGGGGCGCGCGCAGGGGCGGCTCGTGATCGCCGCGTCGCTTGCCGCGCGCGGTGCGGCCGGCCCGGAACGGATCGCAGCCGCGCTCGCCGCCGCGCGCCGGCATGCGAATCGCGTGGAGGTGCTCGGCTATGTCTGA
- a CDS encoding LuxR family transcriptional regulator, with protein sequence MSICSFNEILSATCKKSLFEQTAYHVRQLGFKNFAYRHQIAGMSSSRCTLDGFPAEWRLRYDSADYLSIDPVVQHCRCRTVPLIWSDDLYTTGRAKIMRDEAKSYGLVYGLSCPVHDRGGTISMLSMATDAPFERDTIDVLRLLSLSQLLASFVHAAMQELLDCRLRRQGSCDLTARERESLQWAGRGKTAWEISKILGISERTVVFHLSNAARKIGANNRAQAVVIASARGLI encoded by the coding sequence TTGTCCATTTGTTCGTTTAACGAAATTCTGAGCGCGACTTGCAAAAAGAGCCTCTTTGAGCAGACGGCGTACCACGTTCGTCAACTGGGCTTCAAGAACTTCGCGTACCGGCATCAGATCGCGGGGATGTCGTCGAGCCGCTGCACGCTCGACGGCTTTCCCGCCGAGTGGCGCCTGCGATACGACTCCGCCGACTACCTGTCGATCGATCCCGTGGTCCAGCATTGCCGATGCCGGACCGTGCCGCTGATCTGGAGCGACGACCTCTACACGACCGGCCGCGCGAAGATCATGCGCGACGAAGCGAAGTCGTACGGTCTCGTCTACGGGCTCAGTTGCCCGGTTCACGACCGCGGCGGCACGATCAGCATGCTCAGCATGGCGACCGACGCTCCTTTCGAGCGCGACACGATCGACGTACTGAGATTGCTGAGCCTGTCGCAGCTGCTCGCGAGCTTCGTGCACGCGGCGATGCAGGAACTGCTCGACTGCCGGCTCAGGCGGCAAGGCTCGTGCGATCTGACGGCGCGCGAGCGGGAATCGCTGCAATGGGCGGGACGCGGCAAGACGGCCTGGGAAATCTCGAAGATTCTCGGCATTTCCGAGCGGACGGTCGTGTTCCATCTGTCGAACGCCGCACGCAAGATCGGCGCGAACAATCGCGCGCAGGCGGTCGTCATCGCATCGGCGCGCGGATTGATCTGA
- a CDS encoding acyl-CoA dehydrogenase family protein, whose amino-acid sequence MNDPRVLFEQTAEADREPRTLAELIAALRASAPERDRAGGHAAREKRWIADAGLLTLAVPREFGGQEAGWPVIYHTIRALARVDSALAHLLGFQCLQIVSVDVWGSAAQRERYLRGTVEHDWWWGNAVNPLDARLVAHATGDGGYRLDGVKGFCSGTRGSQRMTISAHDPDTGKPVFAVVPTEREGIVVRDDWDPIGQRQTDSGSVSFDGVRVEPDEVLHCSETPPTPRETLRTLVSQLVLTNLFVGIAEGALAEARDYVQRAGRPWVHSGVDRAADDPYTLQRFGDMRVQAVSAEALADRAARALQAAWAKKEALTADARADVALAVSEAKIVAQRAALDVSEALFDACGARATAAPLALDRFWRNARTHTLHDPLDYRLRDVGRYALTGVLPEASLYT is encoded by the coding sequence ATGAACGATCCACGAGTCCTGTTTGAACAGACTGCCGAAGCGGACCGAGAGCCGCGCACGCTCGCCGAGCTGATCGCGGCGCTGCGCGCGAGCGCGCCCGAGCGCGATCGAGCGGGCGGCCACGCGGCGCGCGAGAAGCGGTGGATCGCCGACGCCGGCCTGCTGACGCTCGCGGTGCCGCGCGAATTCGGCGGCCAGGAGGCCGGCTGGCCCGTGATCTATCACACGATCCGCGCGCTCGCGCGCGTCGACAGCGCGCTCGCGCACCTGCTCGGTTTTCAATGCTTGCAGATCGTCAGCGTCGACGTGTGGGGCAGCGCCGCGCAGCGCGAGCGCTATCTGCGCGGCACGGTCGAGCACGACTGGTGGTGGGGCAACGCGGTGAACCCGCTCGACGCGCGGCTCGTCGCGCACGCGACGGGCGACGGCGGCTACCGGCTCGACGGCGTCAAGGGCTTCTGCTCGGGCACGCGCGGCTCGCAGCGGATGACGATATCCGCGCACGATCCGGACACGGGCAAGCCGGTGTTCGCCGTCGTGCCGACGGAGCGCGAAGGCATCGTGGTGCGCGACGACTGGGATCCGATCGGCCAGCGGCAGACCGACAGCGGCAGCGTGTCGTTCGACGGCGTGCGCGTCGAGCCCGACGAGGTGCTGCATTGCTCGGAAACGCCGCCGACGCCGCGCGAGACGCTGCGCACGCTCGTGTCCCAGCTCGTGCTGACGAACCTCTTCGTCGGCATCGCGGAAGGCGCGCTCGCCGAGGCGCGCGACTACGTGCAGCGGGCGGGGCGGCCGTGGGTGCATTCGGGCGTCGACCGCGCGGCCGACGATCCGTACACGCTGCAGCGCTTCGGCGACATGCGCGTGCAGGCGGTGAGCGCCGAGGCGCTCGCGGATCGCGCGGCGCGGGCGCTGCAGGCCGCATGGGCGAAGAAGGAAGCGCTGACGGCCGATGCGCGCGCGGACGTCGCGCTCGCGGTGTCGGAGGCGAAGATCGTCGCGCAGCGCGCGGCGCTCGACGTCAGCGAGGCGCTGTTCGACGCCTGCGGCGCGCGTGCGACGGCCGCGCCGCTCGCGCTCGACCGCTTCTGGCGCAATGCGCGCACGCACACGCTGCACGATCCGCTCGACTACCGGCTGCGCGACGTCGGCCGCTATGCACTGACGGGCGTGCTGCCCGAAGCGTCGCTCTATACGTGA